The following proteins are encoded in a genomic region of Papaver somniferum cultivar HN1 unplaced genomic scaffold, ASM357369v1 unplaced-scaffold_10, whole genome shotgun sequence:
- the LOC113326385 gene encoding uncharacterized protein LOC113326385 → MSREGGDEPSQETVLLCKLIAESQGDMLRKLIESQERSQQQLLETLNTNFNKLAEILEKDDDNIVDEYEELYNATYDGDWRKASQFLKDCPEAVEKTITYDNETALHIAIMNNHWRFVQELVKLMTPEALEIKDKDDSTALYGAALYGNKEVAEAIVRKNLKLTQMRDKYDRIPLETAIVHFTDGQEETVKYLYFVTRHEKPSPFSGAHGAELLCNTIESSFYDLALSLVKRFPKLVTEHTEGPRGLCGLEKLIYRPFAFKSGASLSWWERFIYSVIHVDISSPYDDYDTEEVDDSSSENFEGTSGDEENLVESSDAPEGDIENPSQTSEGTKANELETASKISYAPSIKEKGVTRMVKNFISDYIYARAPLIRRLYSQKVMHQRAFKLVCHMLEQIDERTATAQEVTDFVDKTAIVKTGETMIQMAIGERNEEILNLILETSGNDKDDLVSREDDNGNSILHYAAKLAPAAKLNLVSGTALQMQREVQWFKYKYTRNEDGNTAKFVFTEQHKDLVEKGDKWMKDTSGSCMVVATLIATVAFAAAFTVPGGNISDTNSPLNGVPIFLNGKEFTIFAVADSVALFSSITSVLMFLAIMTSRYAEEDFYKSLPQKLIIGLATLFISMASIFISFGAAFTIVLKSKHKWAPIPVASFGIISILLFAFLEFPLFAKMVVISVEVNGLVAAAVECQMLRKEHLGCCAPRIGGADVAKGELREGLGDT, encoded by the exons ATGTCTAGGGAAGGTGGTGATGAGCCATCACAGGAAACAGTATTGCTCTGTAAGCTTATTGCTGAATCTCAGGGAGACATGCTGCGAAAACTTATTGAATCTCAAGAACGCAGCCAGCAGCAACTATTAGAGACGCTAAACACAAACTTCAATAAACTAGCGGAAATACTCG aaaaagatGATGACAATATCGTGGATGAGTATGAGGAACTATACAACGCAACATATGACGGCGACTGGAGAAAAGCTAGTCAATTTCTAAAGGATTGCCCAGAAGCGGTTGAAAAAACAATCACATATGATAATGAAACAGCATTGCATATAGCAATAATGAATAATCACTGGAGGTTTGTGCAAGAGCTTGTGAAACTCATGACCCCTGAAGCCCTGGAAATAAAAGATAAAGACGATTCTACAGCACTTTATGGGGCTGCCTTGTACGGAAATAAAGAAGTTGCTGAGGCAATAGTAAGAAAGAATTTAAAACTGACCCAGATGCGCGATAAATATGACAGGATACCACTCGAAACTGCTATTGTACATTTTACCGATGGACAAGAAGAGACTGTTAAGTATCTTTACTTTGTAACTAGGCATGAAAAACCAAGTCCATTCTCTGGTGCTCATGGTGCTGAGTTGTTGTGCAATACAATCGAATCCAGTTTCTACG ATCTGGCATTATCTCTTGTCAAACGGTTCCCAAAACTTGTTACTGAGCATACAGAAGGACCCCGGGGACTTTGCGGACTTGAGAAGCTTATTTATAGGCCATTCGCATTTAAAAGCGGGGCAAGCCTATCTTGGTGGGAACGCTTCATCTATTCAG TAATTCATGTGGACATATCTTCCCCATATGATGATTATGACACTGAAGAAGTCGATGATAGCTCTTCGGAAAATTTCGAAGGCACATCTGGAGATGAAGAGAACCTTGTGGAGAGTTCAGATGCACCCGAAGGAGACATAGAGAATCCATCGCAAACATCAGAAGGCACGAAAGCGAACGAATTAGAGACTGCTTCAAAGATATCATATGCTCCCTCAATTAAAGAAAAAGGAGTGACGAGAATGGTGAAAAACTTCATTTCAGACTACATCTATGCACGAG CGCCGCTTATCAGACGCCTGTATAGCCAGAAGGTGATGCACCAACGAGCCTTTAAGTTGGTTTGTCATATGCTTGAGCAAATTGACGAAAGAACTGCTACTGCACAAGAAGTAACAGATTTTGTAGATAAAACTGCCATTGTGAAGACG GGTGAAACAATGATACAAATGGCAATTGGAGAACGAAATGAAGAAATTTTGAATCTCATATTGGAAACTAGTGGAAATGATAAAGATGATCTAGTTTCTAGAGAAGATGACAATGGTAACAGCATCTTACATTATGCTGCAAAATTAGCTCCTGCTGCTAAATTAAATTTGGTATCCGGCACAGCTTTACAAATGCAACGGGAGGTACAGTGGTTTAAG TATAAGTACACGAGAAATGAAGATGGAAATACAGCGAAGTTTGTATTCACAGAGCAACATAAGGACTTAGTGGAGAAAGGAGACAAGTGGATGAAAGACACATCCGGCTCTTGCATGGTAGTTGCCACCCTTATTGCTACAGTAGCGTTTGCAGCTGCATTCACTGTCCCAGGAGGGAACATTAGTGATACTAATAGCCCTCTAAACGGTGTCCCAATTTTCTTGAACGGGaaagaatttacaatatttgcagTAGCAGATTCTGTAGCATTATTCTCGTCCATTACATCGGTTCTCATGTTTTTAGCAATCATGACCTCTCGTTATGCTGAAGAGGATTTTTATAAATCTTTGCCACAAAAACTCATAATAGGGCTCGCAACTCTATTCATTTCTATGGCCAGCATATTTATATCCTTTGGTGCGGCATTTACCATTGTTCTCAAGAGTAAACATAAATGGGCTCCGATTCCGGTGGCATCGTTTGGTATAATTTCGATACTCTTGTTTGCTTTCTTAGAATTTCCTTTGTTTGCCAAAATG GTGGTGATTTCAGTTGAGGTTAATGGTttggttgcagctgcagttgagTGCCAGATG CTGAGAAAAGAGCATTTGggttgttgtgctccaaggatTGGTGGTGCTGATGTTGCCAAGGGTGAACTCAGAGAAGGTTTAGGTGATACCTGA